A portion of the Bactrocera neohumeralis isolate Rockhampton chromosome 2, APGP_CSIRO_Bneo_wtdbg2-racon-allhic-juicebox.fasta_v2, whole genome shotgun sequence genome contains these proteins:
- the LOC126751673 gene encoding uncharacterized protein LOC126751673, producing MKATTLTVLGSILVLSLLKNVTYAHTVSLNFPSKPDFPSQGTLNCNKGYHIVVRKAILFHNRNMRNEKASYRPKMACDLEQTCNFELVREQYNYLVPAPAGDLELTINYDCKRDNFQGNPRRITDYGKTEMCPQDSFVQKHVAYFNDDRIASDSQQAKTERELIAMSVCAQVRRFRERNPNAPIDPYLGTVFLIHEKNSRNPNFMPSPGDIRKCQLTANALARSFRYDCRRDANKWTCNSSGKGMDVAKHDKYNSHLG from the exons ATGAAAGCAACTACTTTAACAGTTTTGGGGTCAATCCTTGTATtgtcattattaaaaaatgta ACATATGCACATACAGTGAGTTTGAACTTTCCGTCAAAGCCCGATTTCCCATCACAGGGTACATTGAATTGTAATAAGGGTTATCATATCGTGGTTAGAAAggctattttatttcataaccGTAACATGAGGAACGAAAAAGCATCTTATCGGCCAAAGATGGCGTGTGATTTGGAACAAACATGCAACTTTGAACTTGTACGAGAACAATATAATTATCTGGTACCAGCGCCGGCAGGAGATTTAGAACTTACTATTAATTACGATTGTAAACGAGATAACTTTCAAGGTAATCCAAGAAGAATAACAGATTATGGAAAAACCGAAATGTGTCCCCAAGACTCTTTTGTTCAGAAACACGTTGCTTATTTTAACGATGATAGAATCGCCTCTGATTCACAACAGGCAAAAACGGAAAGGGAATTGATTGCCATGAGCGTATGTGCTCAAGTCAGACGTTTTAGGGAACGCAATCCAAATGCGCCAATCGATCCATATCTTGGCACAGTGTTTTTGATACATGAAAAAAATTCACGTAACCCTAATTTCATGCCGAGTCCAGGTGATATCCGAAAATGTCAACTTACGGCAAATGCTCTTGCCCGTTCATTTAGGTATGATTGTCGGAGAGACGCCAATAAATGGACATGTAATTCCAGTGGCAAGGGGATGGATGTGGCTAAACATGACAAATATAATAGCCATTTAGGCTAG